A single Anopheles arabiensis isolate DONGOLA chromosome 2, AaraD3, whole genome shotgun sequence DNA region contains:
- the LOC120898653 gene encoding UDP-glycosyltransferase UGT5-like → MHLLPLVCLVAATALPTTLGSRILSVNVFPGRSHWMMISSILEELLDRGHEVTVITNYPRKSAHPNLTEIVISPIYDFWGKSVKVDSLYDLTDISVHQMLMDFLYPLGLQTAEYAFTRDNVMEFLRNDKTQFDLLLAEQFYQEAYLMLAHKYKVPIVSIGTFGFAQYMGPMMGLMNAWSHVPHEFLPFTDHMSLYERAYNSFVSSYELLLRSWYYLPEQQAMADKYFSFLPGPLPRLSDLERQVSVILLNSYPPLTSTRAKVPGLVQVGGLHIKPPKRLPDDLQTFIDGATDGVIYFSLGTNLRSADMPPEKLSIILKVFGALKQRVVWKFEDERIRNLPPNVLVRSWLPQSDILGHRNVKVFITHGGLLGTQEGVHRAVPMVGIPIYCDQHLNMNKATLGGYAVKLYFPNITEESFRWALEEVLYNPSYKKNVDKVSQIFRDRPVPALEESVYWIEYVMRYKGAPQLRSAGLDLPWVSFALLDVVGLLVIGLIGGVLLVRRAVSNLLGGKRKSKRKNE, encoded by the exons ATG CATCTTCTCCCGCTGGTATGTCTTGTTGCTGCCACCGCCCTGCCTACGACGCTTGGTTCACGGATCCTTTCCGTGAATGTGTTCCCGGGGCGTAGCCACTGGATGATGATCAGTAGCATCCTGGAGGAGCTACTCGATCGGGGCCATGAGGTGACCGTCATCACCAACTATCCGAGGAAAAGTGCACACCCAAACCTTACCGAGATTGTGATCTCGCCGATCTACGACTTTTGGGGCAAATCGGTTAAGGTGGACTCGCTGTACGATCTTACCGACATCTCGGTGCACCAGATGCTGATGGACTTTCTGTATCCGCTGGGTCTTCAAACGGCCGAGTATGCGTTCACTCGGGACAATGTGATGGAGTTTCTGCGTAATGATAAGACGCAGTTCGATCTGCTGCTTGCGGAACAGTTCTATCAGGAAGCGTACCTGATGCTGGCACACAAGTATAAAGTGCCGATCGTGTCCATAG GTACGTTCGGGTTCGCACAGTACATGGGCCCAATGATGGGTTTGATGAACGCGTGGTCACACGTTCCGCACGAGTTTCTACCCTTCACCGACCACATGTCACTCTATGAACGGGCTTACAACTCCTTCGTCAGTTCGTACGAGCTCCTGCTTCGCTCCTGGTACTATCTTCCCGAGCAGCAAGCAATGGCGGACAAGTATTTCTCATTTCTGCCCGGTCCACTGCCCCGGCTGAGCGATCTGGAACGTCAAGTGTCGGTCATTCTGCTCAACAGCTATCCACCCCTTACGTCGACCCGTGCCAAAGTGCCCGGCTTGGTGCAGGTCGGTGGTTTACACATCAAACCGCCCAAACGTCTTCCGGACGATCTGCAAACGTTCATCGACGGTGCAACGGATGGCGTGATCTATTTCAGTCTCGGCACAAACCTCCGCTCAGCGGACATGCCACCGGAGAAGCTGTCCATCATACTGAAGGTGTTTGGTGCGCTGAAGCAACGGGTCGTGTGGAAGTTTGAGGATGAGCGCATTCGCAACCTGCCCCCGAACGTGCTCGTGCGCAGCTGGTTGCCCCAGAGCGACATACTGGGCCATCGCAATGTGAAGGTGTTTATTACGCACGGTGGGCTGTTGGGCACGCAGGAAGGTGTGCATCGGGCGGTGCCGATGGTCGGTATACCGATCTACTGCGATCAGCACCTGAACATGAACAAGGCCACGCTGGGCGGGTACGCGGTGAAGCTGTACTTCCCCAACATTACGGAGGAATCGTTCCGCTGGGCGCTGGAGGAGGTGCTGTACAATCCGAGCTACAAGAAGAACGTGGACAAGGTTTCGCAGATCTTCCGCGATCGGCCAGTGCCGGCGCTGGAGGAGTCCGTGTACTGGATAGAGTATGTGATGCGGTACAAGGGGGCACCACAGCTGCGATCGGCCGGGTTGGATCTTCCGTGGGTTAGCTTCGCGTTGCTTGATGTGGTTGGATTGCTGGTGATTGGGTTGATCGGAGGAGTGCTTTTGGTACGCCGGGCTGTATCGAATTTGCTCGGCGGAAAGCGTAAAAGTAAgcgaaaaaatgaataa